One stretch of Tenrec ecaudatus isolate mTenEca1 chromosome 18, mTenEca1.hap1, whole genome shotgun sequence DNA includes these proteins:
- the BLVRB gene encoding flavin reductase (NADPH): MAIKKIAIFGATGRTGLTTLAQAVQAGYEVTVLVRDSSRLPTEGPQPAHVIVGDVRKAADVDKAVAGQDAIVVLLGTGNDLSPTTVMSEGAQNIVAAMKAHGVDKVVACTSAFLLWDPTKVPARLQDVTDDHIRMHKVLQESGLKYVAVMPPHIGDQPLTGAYSVTLDGRGPSRVISKHDLGHFMLSCLTTDKYDGHNTYPSHQYE, encoded by the exons ATGGCCATCAAGAAGATCGCGATCTTCGGCGCCACCGGCCGGACTGGGCTCACCACCCTGGCGCAGGCGGTGCAAGCTg GTTACGAAGTGACCGTGCTGGTGCGAGACTCCTCCAGGCTGCCCACCGAGGGGCCCCAGCCGGCCCACGTGATTGTGGGCGACGTTCGGAAGGCGGCCGACGTGGACAAGGCCGTGGCTGGGCAGGACGCCATTGTCGTACTGCTGGGCACTGGCAATGACCTCA GTCCCACCACAGTGATGTCCGAGGGCGCCCAGAACATTGTGGCAGCCATGAAGGCTCACGGCGTGGACAAGGTCGTGGCCTGCACCTCGG CCTTCCTGCTGTGGGACCCAACCAAGGTGCCCGCACGGCTGCAGGACGTGACCGATGACCACATTCGGATGCACAAGGTGTTGCAGGAGTCAGGCCTGAAGTATGTCGCTGTGATGCCACCCCACATAG GGGACCAGCCTCTGACGGGAGCCTACTCAGTGACCCTAGATGGACGAGGCCCCTCTCGGGTCATCTCCAAACATGATCTGGGCCACTTCATGCTGAGCTGCCTCACCACCGACAAGTATGATGGGCACAACACCTACCCCTCCCACCAGTACGAATAG
- the SERTAD3 gene encoding SERTA domain-containing protein 3 isoform X1 produces the protein MSWEEQIVRLRVRSHVLQMETSLRESIMGGLKRKHPDFEEEEEEEEWGWGPAGPRSYQQALLRISLDKVQHSPGPRAPSLRRHVLIHNTLQQLQAALRLTPAPALPPEPLFLGEEDFSLSATIGSILRELETSMDETECPPSPAVLPVPQAEALPQVDPVFLESLSSRYLGDSSDSGLDDFFPDIDTSAVEKEPLVAPPEAPHNLFCAPGSWEWNELDHIMEIILGS, from the exons ATGTCGTGGGAAGAACAGATTGTAAGACTCAGAGTTAGGAGCCATGTTTTGCAGATGGAAACCAGTCTCAGAGAG AGCATCATGGGAGGCTTGAAAAGGAAACACCCGGActttgaagaggaggaggaagaagaggagtgggGCTGGGGCCCGGCTGGCCCTAGGAGCTATCAGCAAGCCCTTCTCCGAATTTCCCTAGACAAGGTCCAGCACAGCCCAGGCCCCCGCGCACCCAGCCTCCGCAGACATGTCCTCATCCACAACACCCTGCAGCAGCTCCAGGCTGCTCTGCGCCTCACTCcggcccctgccctgcccccagagcCCCTCTTCTTGGGGGAAGAAGACTTTTCCCTGTCGGCCACCATCGGCTCCATCCTCAGAGAACTGGAAACTTCCATGGACGAGACTGAGTGCCCTCCCAGCCCAGCGGTCCTGCCAGTCCCGCAGGCTGAAGCACTGCCCCAGGTCGATCCTGTCTTCCTGGAGTCCCTGAGTTCCAGGTACCTGGGCGATTCCAGTGACTCTGGCCTGGATGACTTCTTTCCGGACATTGACACGTCAGCAGTTGAGAAGGAGCCCTTGGTGGCCCCTCCAGAGGCCCCTCACAACCTCTTCTGTGCCCCCGGATCCTGGGAGTGGAATGAACTAGATCACATCATGGAGATCATTCTTGGGTCCTAA
- the SERTAD3 gene encoding SERTA domain-containing protein 3 isoform X2, whose translation MGGLKRKHPDFEEEEEEEEWGWGPAGPRSYQQALLRISLDKVQHSPGPRAPSLRRHVLIHNTLQQLQAALRLTPAPALPPEPLFLGEEDFSLSATIGSILRELETSMDETECPPSPAVLPVPQAEALPQVDPVFLESLSSRYLGDSSDSGLDDFFPDIDTSAVEKEPLVAPPEAPHNLFCAPGSWEWNELDHIMEIILGS comes from the coding sequence ATGGGAGGCTTGAAAAGGAAACACCCGGActttgaagaggaggaggaagaagaggagtgggGCTGGGGCCCGGCTGGCCCTAGGAGCTATCAGCAAGCCCTTCTCCGAATTTCCCTAGACAAGGTCCAGCACAGCCCAGGCCCCCGCGCACCCAGCCTCCGCAGACATGTCCTCATCCACAACACCCTGCAGCAGCTCCAGGCTGCTCTGCGCCTCACTCcggcccctgccctgcccccagagcCCCTCTTCTTGGGGGAAGAAGACTTTTCCCTGTCGGCCACCATCGGCTCCATCCTCAGAGAACTGGAAACTTCCATGGACGAGACTGAGTGCCCTCCCAGCCCAGCGGTCCTGCCAGTCCCGCAGGCTGAAGCACTGCCCCAGGTCGATCCTGTCTTCCTGGAGTCCCTGAGTTCCAGGTACCTGGGCGATTCCAGTGACTCTGGCCTGGATGACTTCTTTCCGGACATTGACACGTCAGCAGTTGAGAAGGAGCCCTTGGTGGCCCCTCCAGAGGCCCCTCACAACCTCTTCTGTGCCCCCGGATCCTGGGAGTGGAATGAACTAGATCACATCATGGAGATCATTCTTGGGTCCTAA